Proteins encoded within one genomic window of Nonomuraea gerenzanensis:
- a CDS encoding FG-GAP-like repeat-containing protein — protein sequence MFEIRGDGQREGTGHQVTAKLRADDGEQLTVDVDPDGSTPVGLGADPNASPTMLLQLRAGTGLAPGTGEHPAVGKLGTAGRECTATLVAPRWALGAASCLAADPSRHQLAEGPPAGATYVVFPGKSATKVDWLSPPPGRDVVLARLAAPIEGITPITPATSAPTGVELTAVGHSRAAVTDADWTTDRQQSARITFTAATPTTLTAESGPLVCSGMAGAPVLHGGRLAAVLSQAGQAGCPGTAGNGSAVTAARVDDLATWISAITTTTADHTWPLADLPATTTPGTAVGAVADSAFTGTGLPLTATAGATWRTGDTFSPAVELNGTTATLAATGPAVATDADFSLSAWAKPAAGGTVLSQDGVNTAGFKLWAESGSWRFAMSRSDVAGPVWDTAIAPAGSAPAGVWSQVAVTYKAATGVAILWVDGRNVASVRHTVKWRATGALRAGAHRTGATSLGGHFKGVLSTLQTWNRLSATPAPNDHDFDGDGRNDVVITDAAGDLWMYPSQGGSGLSTVSGANRVKIGTGWGALKWIVTDWDADGLADVVMKGSDGVLWMYPNRNGQLVSGARKQVGIGWGDYVHAAGNAGGTPAADLFGVNNGNGALYYYPDGGGKTTIGNSGWTGFRIFPADFNGDDRADVMAIDTSGALWFYANTSQNGVTLAGRTQSGTGWSGYKVAALDLSGDGRTDLVALDGSGRLWVYPGTRNGRFGSRSQIGAGWTVNAIG from the coding sequence GTGTTCGAGATCCGCGGTGACGGCCAGCGCGAGGGCACGGGTCACCAGGTGACCGCCAAGCTGCGCGCCGACGACGGCGAGCAGCTCACCGTCGACGTGGATCCCGACGGCAGCACCCCCGTGGGCCTGGGCGCGGACCCGAACGCGTCGCCGACCATGCTGCTGCAGCTGCGCGCCGGCACCGGCCTCGCGCCGGGCACCGGCGAGCACCCGGCGGTCGGCAAGCTCGGCACCGCCGGCCGCGAGTGCACCGCGACGCTGGTCGCCCCGCGCTGGGCGCTCGGCGCCGCGAGCTGCCTGGCCGCCGATCCGAGCCGGCACCAGCTGGCCGAGGGCCCGCCCGCCGGCGCCACCTACGTCGTCTTCCCCGGCAAGAGCGCCACCAAGGTCGACTGGCTGAGCCCGCCTCCCGGCCGCGACGTCGTCCTGGCCAGGCTGGCCGCCCCGATCGAGGGGATCACCCCGATCACGCCGGCCACCAGCGCGCCCACCGGTGTCGAGCTGACCGCCGTCGGGCACAGCCGCGCCGCCGTGACGGACGCCGACTGGACCACCGACCGGCAGCAGAGCGCGCGGATCACGTTCACCGCCGCCACCCCGACCACGCTGACCGCGGAGTCGGGCCCGCTCGTGTGCAGCGGGATGGCCGGTGCGCCCGTCCTGCACGGCGGCAGGCTCGCCGCCGTCCTGAGTCAGGCGGGCCAGGCCGGCTGCCCCGGCACCGCCGGGAACGGCAGCGCCGTCACCGCCGCCCGCGTGGACGACCTCGCGACCTGGATCAGCGCCATCACCACCACCACGGCGGACCACACCTGGCCCCTGGCCGACCTGCCCGCCACGACCACTCCGGGCACCGCCGTCGGCGCCGTCGCCGACAGCGCCTTCACCGGCACCGGCCTCCCGCTGACCGCCACCGCCGGCGCGACCTGGAGGACCGGCGACACCTTCAGCCCGGCCGTCGAGCTGAACGGCACCACCGCGACCCTCGCGGCCACCGGCCCCGCCGTCGCCACCGACGCCGACTTCAGCCTCAGCGCCTGGGCCAAGCCCGCCGCCGGCGGCACCGTCCTGTCCCAGGACGGCGTCAACACCGCCGGTTTCAAGCTCTGGGCCGAGAGCGGATCCTGGCGCTTCGCCATGAGCCGCTCCGACGTGGCCGGCCCGGTCTGGGACACCGCCATCGCCCCCGCCGGCAGCGCTCCGGCCGGCGTCTGGTCGCAGGTCGCCGTGACGTACAAGGCCGCCACCGGCGTCGCGATCCTCTGGGTCGACGGACGCAACGTCGCCAGCGTGCGGCACACCGTGAAGTGGCGGGCCACCGGCGCGCTGCGCGCAGGCGCGCACAGGACCGGCGCCACCAGCCTCGGCGGCCACTTCAAGGGCGTCCTGTCCACGCTGCAGACCTGGAACCGGCTCTCGGCCACCCCCGCGCCCAACGATCACGACTTCGACGGGGACGGCCGTAACGACGTCGTCATCACCGACGCGGCCGGTGACCTGTGGATGTACCCCAGCCAGGGCGGCTCGGGGCTGTCCACCGTCAGCGGCGCCAACCGGGTGAAGATCGGCACCGGGTGGGGCGCCCTGAAGTGGATCGTCACCGACTGGGACGCCGACGGCCTGGCCGACGTCGTCATGAAGGGCTCCGACGGCGTCCTGTGGATGTATCCGAACCGGAACGGCCAGCTGGTGTCGGGGGCCAGGAAGCAGGTCGGCATCGGCTGGGGCGACTACGTCCACGCCGCAGGCAACGCCGGCGGCACGCCGGCCGCCGATCTGTTCGGCGTCAACAACGGCAACGGCGCGCTGTACTACTACCCCGACGGGGGCGGCAAGACGACGATCGGCAACAGCGGCTGGACCGGTTTCCGCATCTTCCCCGCCGACTTCAACGGCGACGACCGCGCCGATGTGATGGCGATCGACACCTCGGGGGCGCTCTGGTTCTACGCCAACACGAGCCAGAACGGTGTCACGCTGGCCGGCCGTACGCAGTCGGGGACCGGGTGGAGCGGTTACAAGGTGGCGGCCCTGGATCTGAGCGGCGACGGCAGGACCGACCTGGTGGCTCTCGACGGCAGTGGCCGTCTGTGGGTCTATCCCGGCACGCGCAACGGCCGCTTCGGCAGCCGCTCCCAGATCGGGGCCGGGTGGACGGTCAACGCCATCGGCTGA
- a CDS encoding GlxA family transcriptional regulator, producing MRAGTVALVVIDDAISMWDLYELGIAAAVFGVAHTDLVDPWYGLRLVGLRPGVSAPVPGFTFNAPYGLEELERADTVIVPVVPESYMRGERELPEELLDALRRAAAAGARLVSLCNGVFALAAAGLLDGRPATAHWEHTRELAERYPQVKVDDSVLYVDDGDVLTSAGLSGGLDLCLHIVRRDLGARVANQLARRLVVPAHRPGGQAQFVERAVEVTDDGIAPVLHWALQHLDRPLTVEDLAAHAGMSVRSFHRNLRAATGTSPMKWLLHQRLARAQQLLETTDLSVEQISERSGLGSANNLRHHFAVHLGVAPTEYRRAFPCPELAR from the coding sequence ATGAGGGCCGGAACCGTCGCGCTCGTCGTGATCGACGACGCCATCTCGATGTGGGACCTGTACGAGCTGGGCATCGCCGCGGCGGTCTTCGGCGTCGCCCACACCGATCTCGTGGACCCGTGGTACGGCCTGCGGCTGGTCGGGCTGCGCCCGGGGGTGTCCGCGCCGGTGCCGGGGTTCACGTTCAACGCGCCGTACGGGCTGGAGGAGCTGGAACGGGCGGACACGGTGATCGTCCCGGTCGTGCCGGAGTCGTACATGCGGGGCGAGCGCGAGCTGCCCGAGGAGCTGCTCGACGCGCTGCGCCGGGCCGCCGCCGCGGGGGCGCGGCTGGTCTCGCTCTGCAACGGCGTGTTCGCGCTGGCCGCCGCGGGCCTCCTCGACGGCCGCCCCGCCACCGCCCACTGGGAGCACACCCGCGAGCTGGCCGAGCGGTATCCCCAGGTCAAGGTGGACGACTCCGTCCTGTACGTGGACGACGGCGACGTGCTCACCAGCGCCGGGCTCAGCGGCGGGCTCGACCTGTGCCTGCACATCGTCCGCCGCGACCTCGGCGCGCGGGTGGCCAACCAGCTCGCCCGCCGCCTCGTCGTGCCCGCCCACCGGCCGGGCGGCCAGGCCCAGTTCGTGGAACGCGCCGTCGAGGTCACCGACGACGGCATCGCCCCCGTGCTGCACTGGGCCCTGCAGCACCTCGACCGCCCGCTCACCGTCGAGGACCTGGCCGCCCACGCCGGGATGAGTGTGCGCAGCTTCCACCGCAACCTGCGGGCGGCGACCGGCACCAGCCCGATGAAGTGGCTGCTGCACCAGCGGCTCGCCCGCGCGCAGCAACTCCTGGAGACCACCGACCTGTCCGTCGAGCAGATCAGCGAGCGCAGCGGGCTGGGCAGCGCGAACAACCTCCGCCACCACTTCGCCGTCCACCTCGGGGTGGCGCCCACCGAGTACCGCCGCGCCTTCCCCTGCCCTGAGCTCGCCCGTTAG
- a CDS encoding maleylpyruvate isomerase N-terminal domain-containing protein has product MNAAAWAGLVVEAATETTAILEKGAGLDWTRAAAGLEWTCRATLDHLALGVVGYAGLLIARPADRYITLFASLDPQAAVPECLEGIRIAGHLLASAVREADGGVRAWHPWGHSDGPGFAAMGVVELLVHGLDISRALGLGWRPPEHLCSPALRRLFPEAPDGDDAAELLLWCTGRAELPGHGRRLRWQWDGTVR; this is encoded by the coding sequence ATGAACGCCGCCGCCTGGGCCGGCCTCGTCGTCGAGGCGGCCACCGAGACCACCGCGATCCTGGAGAAGGGCGCCGGCCTGGACTGGACGCGTGCCGCCGCGGGGCTGGAGTGGACCTGCCGGGCCACGCTGGACCACCTCGCGCTGGGCGTCGTCGGCTACGCCGGCCTGCTCATCGCCCGTCCCGCGGACCGGTACATCACGCTCTTCGCCTCCCTCGACCCCCAGGCTGCCGTTCCCGAGTGCCTGGAGGGGATCAGGATCGCGGGGCACCTCCTGGCCTCGGCCGTGCGGGAAGCCGACGGCGGCGTACGGGCCTGGCATCCGTGGGGTCACTCCGACGGGCCCGGCTTCGCCGCCATGGGGGTGGTCGAGCTGCTCGTCCACGGGCTGGACATCAGCCGGGCGCTCGGGCTCGGCTGGCGGCCGCCCGAGCACCTGTGCTCCCCCGCGCTGCGGCGCCTCTTCCCGGAGGCTCCGGACGGCGACGACGCGGCCGAGCTCCTACTGTGGTGCACCGGCCGCGCCGAGTTGCCCGGCCATGGCCGCCGGCTGCGCTGGCAGTGGGACGGGACCGTCCGCTGA
- a CDS encoding TetR/AcrR family transcriptional regulator: MTSPMRERLLEAASELFYAHGLRAVSVDKVIERAATTKVTFYRHFKSKDELVVAYLERRAALERDGIGAAIKHGEGDVAATLRVISGAIGTIACAPGFRGCPFINAAAEYPDPGSPVRKAVEAHRRWNRTTFEQLVAPLGLPDPAAVADDLMLVRDGAMVAGYLDQPATVAASFLRSSQAVIGIGDPARS; encoded by the coding sequence ATGACCAGCCCCATGCGCGAGCGACTCCTCGAGGCGGCGAGCGAGTTGTTCTACGCGCACGGGCTGCGCGCGGTGAGCGTCGACAAGGTCATCGAGCGCGCCGCCACCACGAAGGTGACCTTCTACCGGCACTTCAAGAGCAAGGACGAGCTGGTCGTCGCCTACCTCGAACGCCGCGCCGCCCTGGAGCGCGACGGCATCGGCGCGGCGATCAAGCACGGTGAGGGCGACGTCGCCGCCACGCTACGGGTGATCTCCGGGGCGATCGGGACCATCGCCTGCGCTCCCGGCTTCCGCGGCTGCCCCTTCATCAACGCCGCCGCCGAATACCCCGACCCCGGCAGCCCCGTCCGCAAGGCCGTCGAAGCCCATCGCCGCTGGAACAGGACGACGTTCGAGCAGCTCGTCGCCCCGCTCGGCCTGCCCGACCCGGCAGCGGTCGCCGACGACCTGATGCTGGTCCGCGACGGCGCCATGGTCGCCGGCTACCTGGACCAGCCGGCCACCGTCGCCGCCTCGTTCCTGCGCAGCAGCCAGGCCGTCATCGGCATCGGCGACCCGGCCCGGAGCTGA
- a CDS encoding NAD(P)-dependent oxidoreductase — protein MAGTPVTVIGMGLMGRALAAAFMRAGHPTTLWNRTPGKAQALVAAGASEAPTVADAVAAAPLVIVCVRDYDAVRDLLAPAGAALSGRVLVNLTSGASDEARAMATWAAGHGAEYLDGAIMMTPPGIGAPETVILYGGAPALYEAHEPALRVLGGGSTLISTDVGLPALYDVALLGIMWSTFNGFMHGAALLGTEKIPAADFLPMATSWLKGVASFLTAYADQIDEGSFTAEDATLETQVPPVRHLIHESRIRGIDATLAEYTERLLTEAIGRGHALDSYARIVDHFRP, from the coding sequence ATGGCAGGAACACCGGTCACCGTCATCGGCATGGGCCTGATGGGCCGGGCTCTGGCCGCCGCCTTCATGCGCGCCGGCCACCCCACGACCCTCTGGAACCGCACCCCGGGCAAGGCGCAGGCCCTGGTCGCGGCCGGCGCGAGCGAGGCCCCGACGGTGGCCGACGCCGTCGCCGCCGCCCCGCTCGTGATCGTCTGCGTGCGCGACTACGACGCCGTGCGCGACCTGCTCGCCCCAGCCGGCGCGGCGCTGTCCGGCCGCGTCCTGGTGAACCTCACCTCGGGCGCGTCGGACGAGGCCCGCGCGATGGCCACCTGGGCGGCCGGGCACGGCGCCGAGTACCTGGACGGGGCGATCATGATGACCCCGCCGGGCATCGGCGCGCCGGAGACGGTCATCCTGTACGGCGGCGCGCCCGCCCTGTACGAGGCCCACGAGCCGGCCCTGCGGGTGCTGGGCGGCGGCAGCACGCTCATCAGCACCGACGTCGGGCTGCCCGCCCTGTACGACGTCGCGCTGCTCGGGATCATGTGGTCGACGTTCAACGGGTTCATGCACGGCGCGGCGCTCCTGGGCACCGAGAAGATCCCGGCCGCCGACTTCCTGCCGATGGCCACCAGCTGGCTCAAGGGCGTGGCCTCGTTCCTGACGGCGTACGCGGACCAGATCGACGAGGGCTCCTTCACCGCCGAGGACGCCACCCTGGAGACCCAGGTGCCGCCGGTGCGGCACCTCATCCACGAGAGCCGGATCCGCGGCATCGACGCCACCCTGGCCGAGTACACGGAACGGCTGCTCACCGAGGCGATCGGCCGGGGCCACGCCCTCGACAGCTACGCCCGGATCGTCGACCACTTCCGGCCATGA
- a CDS encoding alkene reductase gives MSNAALTSRLFEPARLGALHLPNRLVMAPLTRNRASADGVPQPIMATYYAQRASAGLIIAEASTPNAVGQTYPDIPAIYTDAHVAGWRRVTGAVRAAGGTMFLQLQHGGRIGHPDTTGLIPLAPSPVAFPDPIHTPGGSRPGVVPREMTAAQIRSTVTDFAAAARRAIDAGFEGVEVHGGNGYLIHQFLSQATNHRADAYGGSVTGHIRFAVEVVEAVADAIGPARVGLRIAPGVTANAMREHDIEHIYPALVGALADKGLAYLHVVFADPAQPLFHRIRADWPTALIANPALPWPTPLPADGGRQAAERLLASGADLVSLGRAWLANSDLLERLRRGAPLNPVRPEHWYGGGELGYTDYPVLAAAEQEREPALTRP, from the coding sequence ATGTCGAACGCAGCGTTGACCTCCCGCCTGTTCGAGCCCGCCAGGCTCGGCGCCCTGCACCTGCCCAACCGGCTGGTGATGGCGCCGCTGACACGCAACCGCGCGTCGGCCGACGGCGTCCCCCAGCCGATCATGGCGACGTACTACGCCCAGCGCGCGTCCGCCGGGCTGATCATCGCCGAGGCCAGCACGCCGAACGCCGTCGGGCAGACCTACCCCGACATCCCCGCCATCTACACCGACGCGCACGTGGCCGGCTGGCGGCGCGTGACCGGCGCGGTGCGCGCCGCGGGCGGCACGATGTTCCTGCAGTTGCAGCACGGCGGCCGGATCGGCCACCCGGACACCACCGGCCTGATCCCGCTCGCGCCCTCGCCCGTGGCCTTCCCCGACCCGATCCACACCCCGGGCGGGTCCAGGCCGGGAGTCGTGCCCCGCGAGATGACCGCCGCGCAGATCCGATCCACCGTCACCGACTTCGCCGCCGCCGCCCGGCGGGCGATCGACGCCGGGTTCGAGGGGGTGGAGGTGCACGGGGGCAACGGCTACCTCATCCATCAGTTCCTGTCGCAGGCCACCAACCACCGCGCCGACGCCTACGGCGGCTCGGTGACCGGTCACATCCGCTTCGCGGTCGAGGTGGTCGAGGCCGTCGCCGACGCGATCGGTCCCGCTCGGGTGGGCCTGCGCATCGCGCCCGGTGTCACGGCCAACGCCATGCGCGAGCACGACATCGAGCACATCTACCCCGCGCTCGTCGGCGCGCTGGCGGACAAGGGCCTGGCCTACCTGCACGTCGTGTTCGCCGACCCGGCCCAGCCCCTGTTCCACCGCATCCGCGCCGACTGGCCGACCGCCCTGATCGCCAACCCGGCGCTGCCCTGGCCGACCCCGCTCCCCGCCGACGGCGGCCGCCAGGCGGCCGAGCGGCTGCTGGCGTCGGGCGCCGACCTGGTCTCGCTGGGCCGGGCCTGGCTCGCCAACTCCGACCTGCTCGAACGGCTCCGCCGCGGCGCGCCGCTGAACCCGGTGCGACCGGAGCACTGGTACGGGGGCGGCGAGCTGGGCTACACCGACTACCCGGTGCTGGCCGCCGCCGAGCAGGAGCGCGAGCCAGCCCTGACCAGGCCATGA
- a CDS encoding serine hydrolase domain-containing protein — protein MTGLSRRALLAAAPAAALIAARPAQAAPPAPVVRTSGTAPAQLAGYDNLLKKFVLDRQIRAAQLAIMKNGKILLARGYTFDDYSRAPVVPGPTSLFRIASLSKNITSAAVMRLVQDGRLSLSAKVTQLLGLTPADARMEQVTVLRLMQHLGGWDRDVSKDQLWLDHTISAALDVPLPIGHDDIIRYATARPLDHAPGTKMAYSNYGYLLLGRIIEKVSGQPYETYIQTKLLQPLGITRMRLGKSLSSEAAAGEVRYESQYTNKTVLDTSGTTVPYPYGGFNMPNQDANGGWLASAVDLVRWTLAFDRPGTVLSTSSIAKLVAKPEIGVNEYGSWYGGGWWCRQVTGHLNTWHNGSMPGTFAYLARLQNGFSYALLFNRREESGSLDYDGIDDDMNKVTVSSWPTTDLTSKYF, from the coding sequence GTGACCGGCCTTTCACGCAGAGCTCTCCTGGCGGCGGCACCGGCGGCGGCGCTGATCGCCGCACGACCGGCGCAGGCGGCGCCACCCGCCCCCGTGGTCCGCACGTCGGGCACCGCCCCGGCGCAACTGGCGGGCTACGACAACCTGCTCAAGAAGTTCGTGCTGGACCGGCAGATCAGGGCCGCGCAGCTGGCCATCATGAAGAACGGCAAGATCCTGCTCGCGCGCGGCTACACCTTCGACGACTACTCCAGGGCACCGGTCGTCCCGGGGCCGACGTCGTTGTTCCGGATCGCCAGCCTGAGCAAGAACATCACCTCGGCCGCCGTCATGCGCCTGGTGCAGGACGGCAGGCTGAGCCTGTCGGCCAAGGTCACCCAGCTGCTCGGCCTCACCCCGGCCGACGCCCGGATGGAGCAGGTCACCGTACTGCGCCTCATGCAGCACCTCGGCGGCTGGGACCGCGACGTCTCCAAGGACCAGCTCTGGCTGGACCACACCATCTCGGCCGCGCTCGACGTGCCGCTGCCGATCGGGCATGACGACATCATCCGGTACGCCACCGCCCGCCCGCTCGACCACGCCCCTGGCACCAAGATGGCCTACAGCAACTACGGCTACCTGCTGCTCGGCCGGATCATCGAGAAGGTCTCCGGGCAGCCCTACGAGACGTACATCCAGACCAAGCTGCTCCAGCCGCTCGGCATCACCCGCATGCGGCTCGGCAAGAGCCTCAGCAGCGAGGCCGCGGCCGGCGAGGTGCGCTACGAGTCGCAGTACACGAACAAGACCGTGCTGGACACCTCCGGCACCACCGTCCCCTACCCCTACGGCGGCTTCAACATGCCCAACCAGGACGCCAACGGCGGCTGGCTGGCCTCCGCCGTGGACCTGGTCCGCTGGACCCTCGCCTTCGACCGGCCGGGCACCGTGCTGAGCACGTCCTCGATCGCCAAGCTGGTGGCCAAGCCGGAGATCGGCGTGAACGAGTACGGCTCCTGGTACGGCGGCGGCTGGTGGTGCCGCCAGGTCACCGGCCACCTGAACACCTGGCACAACGGCTCGATGCCCGGCACGTTCGCCTACCTCGCCCGGCTGCAGAACGGGTTCAGCTACGCCCTGCTGTTCAACCGGCGCGAGGAGAGCGGCTCGCTGGACTACGACGGGATCGACGACGACATGAACAAGGTGACCGTGTCGTCCTGGCCCACCACCGACCTGACCTCGAAGTACTTCTGA
- a CDS encoding BTAD domain-containing putative transcriptional regulator — protein sequence MAGLPALCTVASVWFGVLGPLMVRDDEGRPVKVLEVKVRALLADLLVHEGRPVPADRLIDDLWGARPPGNPANALQAKVSQLRRALGRDRVAFRAPGYLLRLGPGDEVDADRFLALVDGARSAEPGNRAALLAEALELWRGPAYADFADEEFVRAAAHRLSEQRLAVVEEQAELRLGAGDQLLLVGELAGLVARHPLRERLRAVQLRALYLAGRQSEALASYEELRRRLADEFGVDPGPELAALHQAILRQDASLGPPPGGADRPRAHLPAQLTTLVGRRQAVEEVDGLLGGGRLVTLFGPGGVGKTRVAVEVAGRIAGSAAGTRFPDGVWLVELADQRGGVADLAQTVAATLGLSADLPADSPQALADRLAAALRERRILLVLDNCEQVVEPAAALTDLLLRAAPGARVLATSREPLGLAGEILYPVEPLGPDDAIRLFTDRAAASAPGFALDGDTREAVAEICRRLDGIPLALELAATRVRGLGVRELAARLEDRFRVLTAGQRTAPARQRTLRAMIDWSWELLSEPEQVVLRRLAVPAGGCALDAAEAVCAGAGVPREDVLDLVTRLVDRSLVVMADSPAGPRYRLLESVAAYAMERLREAAELTAVRERHLRHYLDLAEQAEPHLRGPRQQAWLARLDAEAANLRSALQEAVLPDAAARLATALCWWWLLRGRLTEGRRALSAVLAVAPDSAGLRVLEGAFALLTGDRSRPEVPPHDGIDDPVRHGRALWLHAYGLFHAGLPDAAEQVAGQAQQLLSTDEWGTAAVLALRAMTALARGDLATVARDGLRGAALFHRLGDRWGELQTVSPLSTLAEIKGDYAEATRRQGEGLRIAQELGLAAEVAARQSGLGRLALLSHDWDRAHDLHERARRLAVEQGYLYGEVHAVMGLALGARRSGDLDAAQTHLTRLRDELMSSPAGEHLLLVELGFTAELRGDAARAAECQLRGLEVACSIGEPRAVALSLEGLAGAVALAGGAGGAESAVLLLGAADAARRSVGAPLPPAERGDVARIMAVTRGVLGEGGHAEAFLRGTELTVQEAAELARAGLSGGS from the coding sequence ATGGCCGGCCTTCCGGCGCTGTGTACGGTGGCGAGCGTGTGGTTCGGAGTGCTGGGTCCACTGATGGTGCGGGACGACGAGGGCCGGCCGGTCAAGGTTCTCGAGGTCAAGGTCAGGGCGCTGCTCGCCGATCTGCTCGTGCACGAGGGACGGCCGGTGCCCGCCGACCGGCTCATCGACGACCTGTGGGGGGCGCGGCCGCCCGGCAACCCCGCCAACGCCCTGCAGGCCAAGGTCTCCCAGCTGCGCCGCGCCCTGGGGCGGGACCGGGTGGCCTTCCGGGCGCCGGGCTACCTCCTGCGGCTGGGCCCGGGTGACGAGGTGGACGCCGATCGGTTCCTGGCCCTGGTGGACGGGGCCCGCTCCGCCGAGCCGGGGAACCGGGCCGCGTTGCTCGCCGAGGCGCTGGAGCTGTGGCGGGGGCCGGCGTATGCCGACTTCGCCGACGAGGAGTTCGTCCGCGCGGCGGCGCACCGCCTGTCGGAGCAGCGTCTCGCCGTGGTGGAGGAGCAGGCCGAGCTGCGGCTGGGGGCGGGTGATCAGCTCCTGCTCGTCGGTGAGCTCGCCGGTCTGGTGGCTCGTCATCCGCTGCGTGAACGGCTGCGGGCCGTGCAGTTGCGGGCTCTCTACCTGGCTGGACGGCAGAGTGAGGCGTTGGCCTCGTACGAGGAGCTGCGTCGTCGGCTGGCGGACGAGTTCGGGGTGGATCCCGGCCCTGAGCTGGCCGCGTTGCATCAGGCGATCCTGCGTCAGGACGCGTCGCTGGGCCCGCCGCCCGGGGGCGCTGATCGTCCGCGGGCGCATCTGCCTGCCCAGCTCACCACCCTGGTCGGGCGTCGGCAGGCGGTGGAGGAGGTGGACGGGCTGCTCGGCGGTGGCCGCCTGGTCACGCTGTTCGGGCCTGGTGGGGTGGGGAAGACGCGGGTCGCGGTGGAGGTCGCCGGCCGGATCGCGGGCTCGGCGGCGGGCACGCGTTTCCCGGACGGGGTGTGGCTGGTGGAGCTGGCCGACCAGCGCGGGGGTGTGGCCGACCTCGCGCAGACGGTCGCGGCCACGCTCGGCCTGAGCGCCGACCTTCCTGCCGACTCACCACAGGCGCTCGCCGACCGGCTGGCCGCCGCCCTGCGCGAGCGCCGGATCCTGCTCGTGCTCGACAACTGCGAGCAGGTCGTCGAACCGGCCGCCGCGCTCACGGACCTGCTGCTGCGCGCCGCACCCGGGGCGCGCGTCCTGGCCACCAGCCGGGAGCCGCTCGGCCTGGCGGGCGAGATCCTGTACCCGGTCGAGCCGCTCGGGCCCGACGACGCGATCCGGCTGTTCACCGACCGGGCCGCCGCGTCCGCCCCGGGCTTCGCTCTCGACGGCGACACCCGTGAGGCGGTGGCCGAGATCTGCCGCCGCCTCGACGGCATCCCGCTCGCGCTCGAACTGGCGGCCACCCGGGTGCGGGGCCTGGGCGTGCGGGAGCTGGCGGCGCGGCTGGAGGACCGGTTCCGGGTGCTGACGGCCGGCCAGCGGACCGCCCCGGCACGGCAGCGGACGCTGCGGGCGATGATCGACTGGAGCTGGGAGCTGCTCAGCGAACCGGAGCAGGTGGTGCTGCGCCGCCTGGCCGTCCCCGCCGGCGGGTGCGCGCTGGACGCGGCCGAGGCGGTGTGCGCGGGCGCCGGAGTGCCTCGCGAGGACGTACTCGACCTGGTGACGCGCCTGGTCGACCGGTCCCTGGTCGTCATGGCCGACAGCCCGGCGGGGCCGCGCTACCGGCTGCTCGAATCGGTGGCGGCCTACGCGATGGAGCGGCTGCGCGAGGCGGCGGAGCTCACCGCCGTCCGCGAGCGGCACCTGCGCCACTACCTGGACCTCGCCGAGCAGGCCGAGCCCCACCTGCGCGGCCCGCGACAGCAGGCGTGGCTCGCCCGCCTCGACGCCGAAGCCGCCAACCTGCGCTCGGCGCTCCAGGAGGCGGTGCTGCCGGACGCCGCCGCCCGCCTGGCCACCGCCCTGTGCTGGTGGTGGCTGCTGCGCGGCCGGTTGACCGAGGGCCGCCGCGCCCTGTCGGCGGTGCTCGCCGTCGCTCCGGACTCCGCCGGGCTGCGGGTGCTGGAAGGCGCGTTCGCGCTGCTGACCGGCGACCGCTCGCGTCCCGAGGTGCCGCCGCACGACGGGATCGACGATCCGGTACGCCACGGCCGGGCGTTGTGGCTGCACGCCTATGGCCTCTTCCACGCCGGGCTCCCGGACGCCGCCGAGCAGGTCGCCGGCCAGGCGCAGCAGCTCCTGTCCACCGACGAGTGGGGCACCGCGGCCGTGCTCGCGCTGCGGGCCATGACCGCGCTGGCCCGTGGCGACCTCGCCACCGTCGCCCGGGACGGCCTGCGCGGCGCCGCCCTGTTCCACCGGCTCGGGGACCGCTGGGGCGAGCTGCAGACCGTGTCGCCGCTGTCCACGCTCGCCGAGATCAAGGGCGACTACGCCGAGGCCACCCGCCGCCAGGGCGAGGGGCTGCGCATCGCCCAGGAGCTGGGACTGGCGGCCGAGGTCGCCGCCCGCCAGTCCGGGCTCGGCCGGCTGGCGCTGCTCTCCCACGACTGGGACCGCGCCCATGACCTGCATGAACGGGCTCGGCGGCTGGCCGTCGAGCAGGGTTACCTCTACGGCGAGGTGCACGCGGTCATGGGACTCGCCCTCGGCGCCCGTCGGTCCGGTGATCTCGACGCGGCGCAGACGCACCTGACCCGGCTGCGCGACGAGCTCATGTCCTCACCTGCCGGGGAGCACCTGCTGCTGGTCGAGCTGGGCTTCACCGCCGAGCTGCGCGGGGACGCGGCGCGGGCGGCGGAATGCCAGCTGCGCGGCCTGGAGGTCGCCTGTTCGATCGGGGAGCCGCGGGCCGTGGCCCTGTCCTTGGAAGGACTGGCGGGCGCGGTGGCGCTGGCCGGAGGCGCCGGCGGGGCCGAGAGCGCGGTGCTGCTGCTCGGTGCGGCGGACGCGGCGCGGCGCAGCGTGGGGGCGCCGTTGCCGCCTGCCGAGCGTGGTGACGTGGCGCGGATCATGGCGGTGACGAGGGGCGTCCTGGGTGAGGGCGGGCATGCCGAGGCGTTCCTGCGCGGCACGGAGCTGACCGTGCAGGAGGCTGCGGAGCTCGCGCGGGCCGGGTTGTCCGGCGGGAGCTGA